One Rhodospirillales bacterium DNA segment encodes these proteins:
- the der gene encoding ribosome biogenesis GTPase Der, with translation MTVNIAIVGRPNVGKSTLFNRLAGRKMAIVDDTPGVTRDRREAEGRLGDLSFRIVDTAGFENARADNLAGRMQAQTKRAIEQAAVALFVIDARTGLVPLDRELAATLRRSGLPTVLVANKCEGRAGEANLAETFALGLGAPIPLSAEHGDGLSLLYDALRPIVDAAEAKTPEDATPDSTTPDGAASDPPAAGASEAPLHLAVVGRPNVGKSTLINRLIGDERLVTGPEAGITRDAIAIDWSFRGRALRLFDTAGLRRRGRVDDRLEERAGADTVRAIRFAHVVVIVIDGTAGLEKQDLTIADQVIAEGRAPVLAVNKWDLLGARDAAVAGISHRLENSLSQVRGLRVVPLSALTGEGVDALLPEVMTIYDVWNRQVTTPRLNRWLAQMTDRQAPPSMHGRPIKIRYATQTKARPPTFLLFANRPEAVPETYVRYLANGLRDEFGFAGVPLRLTLRRSRNPYAATGPSSP, from the coding sequence ATGACCGTCAACATTGCCATCGTCGGCCGACCGAATGTCGGCAAGTCGACCCTGTTCAACCGTCTTGCCGGGCGCAAGATGGCCATCGTCGACGATACGCCGGGGGTGACCCGTGACCGCCGGGAGGCTGAAGGGCGCCTCGGCGATCTCAGCTTCCGCATCGTCGATACCGCCGGATTCGAGAACGCGCGGGCCGATAATCTCGCCGGCCGCATGCAGGCGCAGACGAAGCGGGCAATCGAACAGGCCGCCGTCGCTCTGTTCGTCATCGACGCACGCACCGGCCTCGTGCCGCTTGACCGGGAGCTTGCCGCAACATTGCGACGCTCCGGCCTGCCCACCGTGCTCGTCGCCAACAAGTGCGAAGGCCGCGCCGGAGAGGCCAATCTTGCCGAAACCTTCGCCCTCGGCCTGGGGGCACCGATCCCGCTGTCGGCCGAGCACGGTGACGGGCTGAGCCTGCTCTATGACGCCTTGCGACCGATCGTCGATGCGGCCGAGGCCAAGACGCCCGAAGACGCGACACCCGACAGCACAACGCCCGATGGGGCGGCCAGCGATCCGCCGGCGGCGGGCGCGAGCGAGGCACCACTGCACCTCGCGGTCGTCGGCCGGCCAAACGTCGGCAAGTCGACGCTGATCAACCGGCTGATCGGCGACGAGCGCCTGGTCACCGGCCCGGAAGCCGGGATCACCCGCGATGCGATCGCCATCGACTGGTCATTTCGCGGTCGCGCCCTGCGCCTGTTCGATACCGCCGGACTGCGGCGGCGCGGACGCGTCGACGACCGCCTCGAGGAACGGGCCGGCGCCGACACCGTGCGGGCGATCCGCTTCGCCCATGTCGTGGTGATCGTCATCGACGGCACGGCCGGACTGGAAAAACAGGACCTGACGATCGCCGACCAGGTCATCGCCGAGGGCCGCGCGCCAGTCCTCGCGGTCAACAAGTGGGACCTGCTTGGCGCGCGTGACGCGGCCGTGGCGGGGATTTCCCATCGCCTGGAAAATTCGCTGTCACAGGTGCGCGGCCTGCGCGTCGTGCCGCTCTCGGCACTGACCGGCGAAGGCGTGGACGCGCTGCTGCCGGAAGTGATGACGATCTACGACGTGTGGAACCGGCAGGTGACAACGCCACGGCTGAACCGATGGCTGGCACAGATGACCGACCGGCAGGCGCCGCCGTCCATGCACGGCCGGCCGATCAAGATCCGCTATGCAACCCAGACCAAGGCACGGCCGCCGACATTCCTGCTCTTCGCCAACCGGCCGGAGGCGGTTCCGGAAACCTACGTGCGCTATCTCGCCAATGGGCTCCGGGACGAATTTGGCTTCGCCGGCGTCCCGCTCCGCCTGACACTGCGGCGTTCGCGCAATCCATACGCGGCGACCGGCCCGTCATCGCCTTAA
- a CDS encoding trypsin-like serine protease — protein sequence MSRRIAAGWVFALLFGMALVVAGTPMAAAAERPLLPGIVGPDDRTPVDSSAWPWQAIGRLNRKDGGHCTATLIAADAVLTAAHCLYDVRTQRIVAPQELHFLAGYRRGEFFAHGIGRKIERAGGEIPALHLTPESITQDWAIIVLQQPLTIRPLAIRPLTPAEAIKGISLWRAGYSQDRPHMLSVHRGCTILEHLAEGRVLLTDCDATRGDSGSPLLIAAPGEAPAIAGLTSAVAINGAEPGTLAVDARVFRDACARHIRTASPAIQAPAGEPGG from the coding sequence ATGAGCCGCCGGATAGCCGCCGGCTGGGTGTTTGCGTTGCTGTTCGGCATGGCACTCGTCGTCGCCGGCACGCCGATGGCCGCGGCGGCCGAACGGCCTCTCCTGCCTGGGATCGTCGGCCCCGACGACCGGACGCCGGTCGATTCGTCGGCCTGGCCGTGGCAGGCGATCGGCCGCCTCAACCGCAAGGACGGCGGGCACTGCACCGCCACCCTCATCGCCGCAGACGCCGTCCTGACCGCTGCGCATTGTCTCTACGACGTGCGCACCCAGCGAATCGTTGCTCCGCAAGAGTTGCATTTTCTCGCCGGCTATCGCCGCGGCGAGTTCTTCGCTCACGGCATCGGCCGCAAGATCGAACGAGCCGGCGGCGAGATACCTGCCTTGCACCTGACGCCGGAGAGCATCACCCAGGACTGGGCGATCATCGTGCTGCAGCAACCGCTGACCATTCGCCCTCTCGCCATCCGCCCCCTCACCCCGGCCGAGGCGATCAAAGGCATTTCGCTATGGCGCGCCGGATACAGCCAGGATCGCCCGCATATGCTCTCCGTGCATCGCGGTTGCACCATCCTCGAGCATCTGGCCGAAGGCCGTGTGCTGTTAACCGACTGCGACGCCACCCGCGGTGATTCCGGCTCGCCACTGCTGATCGCCGCCCCCGGGGAAGCCCCGGCCATCGCCGGGCTGACGTCCGCCGTTGCCATCAACGGCGCCGAGCCGGGAACCCTGGCCGTCGACGCCCGCGTCTTCCGCGACGCGTGCGCGCGCCATATCCGAACCGCCTCGCCGGCGATCCAAGCCCCCGCCGGAGAGCCGGGTGGCTGA
- a CDS encoding tetratricopeptide repeat protein, translating into MNDLSQDSLLREIDEDIRRERYAKLWKRFGGYVIAAAALFVAAVAGYTVWKNHQSAARDAASTEFFAAMAIEGKDRNAAEQAMQAIAEHGPAGYALLAAFQQAALLEKSDPQEARRAYQQLQQTAGSEIYRDLAIIFDAMVAMRSEASPIDADTVRAKLQPLTADSNPWRYSARELTALLDWRSGHAAEAKSALAALAADSQAPPDLRARARQLVAQIGEN; encoded by the coding sequence ATGAACGACCTTTCGCAAGACAGCCTGCTTCGCGAGATCGACGAGGACATCCGTCGCGAGCGCTATGCCAAGCTGTGGAAGCGCTTCGGCGGCTACGTCATCGCCGCGGCGGCGCTGTTCGTTGCCGCCGTTGCCGGTTACACGGTGTGGAAGAATCACCAAAGCGCGGCGCGCGACGCGGCATCCACCGAGTTTTTCGCGGCGATGGCGATCGAGGGCAAGGATCGAAACGCGGCGGAACAAGCGATGCAGGCCATCGCCGAGCACGGACCGGCCGGATATGCGCTGCTTGCCGCGTTTCAGCAGGCGGCTCTGCTGGAGAAAAGCGACCCCCAGGAAGCCCGCCGCGCCTATCAGCAGCTGCAGCAAACGGCCGGCTCGGAAATTTATCGTGATCTCGCGATCATTTTTGACGCAATGGTCGCCATGCGCAGTGAGGCCTCTCCCATCGACGCCGACACCGTCCGCGCCAAGCTGCAACCGCTGACGGCGGACTCAAATCCGTGGCGTTATTCCGCTCGCGAACTGACTGCCCTGCTCGACTGGCGATCCGGTCACGCGGCCGAGGCGAAATCAGCCCTGGCGGCGCTGGCGGCCGATTCGCAGGCACCGCCCGATCTGCGTGCCCGCGCCCGGCAGCTAGTGGCGCAGATCGGCGAGAACTGA
- a CDS encoding DUF1538 domain-containing protein gives MDLLDRTLVIAGATAVDVAPIVAVLLGFQVLVLRRPIANVRRIAVGCAAVVLGLTLFLVGLEEALFPIGRTMAQQLTAVSPMIAAGAANWSAYGWVYAFAAAVGFAAAIAEPALIAVSLKAEQVSAGTIPATGLRVAVAVGAGLGVAVGTLRIAAGLPMPMMIAAAYAIVALQTAVAPRAIVPIAYDVGGVTTSTVTVPVVTALGLGLASAIPGRSPLLDGFGLIAFTCLCPIMSVLAYATVAQSVRRRHSRGREETGEER, from the coding sequence ATGGACCTGCTCGATCGGACGCTGGTGATCGCGGGCGCGACCGCCGTCGATGTCGCGCCGATCGTCGCGGTGCTGCTCGGCTTCCAGGTGTTGGTGCTGCGCCGACCCATCGCCAACGTCCGGCGAATCGCCGTCGGCTGCGCCGCCGTGGTTCTCGGGCTGACGCTGTTTCTCGTCGGGCTCGAAGAAGCGCTGTTTCCCATCGGCCGGACGATGGCGCAGCAGTTGACCGCGGTTTCGCCGATGATCGCAGCCGGGGCCGCCAACTGGTCCGCCTATGGCTGGGTCTACGCCTTCGCCGCCGCCGTGGGCTTCGCCGCCGCCATCGCCGAGCCGGCGCTGATCGCCGTGTCCCTCAAGGCCGAGCAGGTCTCCGCCGGAACGATTCCGGCCACCGGCTTGCGCGTTGCCGTCGCGGTGGGTGCCGGCCTGGGTGTCGCGGTGGGCACGTTGCGGATCGCCGCGGGATTGCCCATGCCGATGATGATCGCCGCCGCCTATGCCATCGTCGCGCTGCAGACGGCGGTTGCGCCGCGCGCCATCGTACCGATCGCCTATGACGTTGGCGGCGTGACCACCTCGACGGTAACCGTACCGGTAGTGACCGCACTCGGCCTGGGTCTTGCGAGCGCCATTCCCGGACGTAGTCCGCTGCTCGACGGCTTCGGACTGATTGCATTTACGTGTCTGTGTCCCATTATGTCGGTGCTCGCCTACGCGACTGTCGCACAAAGCGTGCGCCGCCGGCACTCGAGGGGACGAGAGGAGACGGGCGAAGAACGATGA
- a CDS encoding DUF1538 domain-containing protein has protein sequence MRKILRSVHASIAAPLRDLAPLALVVAFFQVIVLDRPFPDLQRVLIGAVFVVAGLRLFVIGLQSGLFPLGESMAQAFARKGSVIALISFAFALGAATTIAEPALIAVASEGAAAAADAGQIATTLEGRAAYALELRLTVAVSVGCALVLGVLRILKGWPLYRIIIAGYAVVIAITPLAPVEIVGLAYDCGGVTTSTVTVPLVAALGVGLASSLRGRNALTDGFGLIAFASLLPILFVLVFGIVSNRASGG, from the coding sequence ATACGCAAAATCCTCAGATCCGTTCACGCATCGATCGCAGCGCCGCTGCGCGACCTGGCGCCGCTGGCGCTGGTCGTGGCCTTCTTCCAGGTCATCGTGCTCGACCGGCCGTTCCCGGATTTGCAGCGTGTCCTCATCGGCGCTGTGTTCGTCGTCGCTGGCCTGCGCCTGTTCGTCATCGGTCTTCAATCCGGGTTGTTCCCGTTGGGCGAATCGATGGCTCAGGCGTTCGCCCGGAAGGGCAGCGTTATCGCGCTGATTTCCTTTGCCTTCGCGCTCGGTGCCGCGACCACAATTGCCGAGCCGGCGCTGATCGCCGTCGCCTCCGAAGGCGCGGCGGCGGCCGCCGATGCTGGCCAGATCGCCACCACTCTCGAGGGTCGTGCCGCCTATGCGCTGGAACTGCGGCTCACCGTCGCCGTTTCCGTCGGTTGCGCCCTCGTGCTCGGCGTTTTGCGCATTCTCAAAGGCTGGCCCCTTTATCGGATCATCATCGCCGGCTACGCCGTCGTCATCGCCATCACGCCGCTAGCCCCGGTCGAAATCGTCGGGCTCGCCTACGACTGTGGCGGAGTGACGACCTCGACCGTCACCGTGCCGCTGGTCGCCGCCCTCGGCGTCGGCCTCGCCTCGAGCCTGCGCGGTCGCAACGCGCTCACCGACGGCTTCGGCCTGATCGCCTTTGCCAGCCTTCTTCCAATCCTCTTTGTCCTGGTGTTCGGCATCGTCTCCAATCGGGCGAGCGGAGGCTGA
- a CDS encoding PQQ-binding-like beta-propeller repeat protein yields MARQWKAIVLAALLLSGCDTWFGEADAPPLPGERISVLEHQRALTADPRASTEPIVLPAPVLNASWPQAGGIATHSMQNVEAGGLNRPAWQVSIGTGTDDDRPILPPPVVADGRVFTIDALHVVSAFDTRTGKRLWSNDLAENEDDDDAEPGGIAFDDGKIYVATGFSKVIALDAFTGKRVWRRNVGLPMHAPPTVAGGLVFVVTVENELRALNSTDGSDAWPPYQGLAETARLVGGANSASDGSVVVAPFSSGEIVALRTDTGRPLWSESLAPARRTDELSSLAQIRARPVIDRARAYAISAGGVLAAFDMRSGQRLWDRDIGGTQSPWLAGHQLYQLTNDNLLVCIDADNGRIAWVTQLAEFEDEKDHSRPILWFGPVLAGERLLVVSSDGRFAAVSAADGRIVENRSLSDGFAVSPVVADGTVFLLSSDGDLSAYR; encoded by the coding sequence ATGGCACGGCAGTGGAAAGCAATCGTGCTGGCAGCCTTGCTGCTTAGCGGATGCGATACATGGTTCGGCGAGGCCGACGCGCCACCGCTGCCGGGCGAACGCATCTCGGTGCTTGAGCACCAGCGGGCGTTAACCGCCGATCCGCGTGCCAGTACTGAGCCGATCGTCCTGCCAGCGCCGGTGTTGAACGCATCCTGGCCCCAGGCGGGTGGCATCGCCACCCATTCGATGCAGAACGTTGAGGCGGGAGGACTGAACCGGCCGGCATGGCAGGTCAGCATCGGCACCGGGACCGACGATGACCGGCCAATCCTGCCGCCTCCCGTCGTCGCCGACGGCAGAGTGTTCACCATCGATGCGCTTCACGTCGTCTCGGCATTCGATACGCGGACCGGCAAGCGCCTGTGGAGCAATGACCTCGCCGAGAACGAAGACGACGACGATGCCGAGCCCGGCGGCATCGCCTTCGATGATGGCAAGATCTACGTCGCCACCGGCTTCTCCAAGGTCATTGCCCTTGATGCGTTCACCGGCAAGCGCGTCTGGCGACGCAACGTCGGTTTACCGATGCACGCGCCGCCAACGGTTGCAGGCGGGCTGGTGTTCGTCGTGACCGTGGAAAACGAGCTTCGCGCGCTGAATTCGACCGACGGCAGCGACGCGTGGCCACCCTACCAGGGACTGGCCGAGACGGCCCGGCTGGTGGGAGGCGCCAACTCCGCTTCCGACGGAAGCGTCGTCGTCGCTCCGTTCTCGTCCGGCGAAATCGTCGCGCTGAGGACCGATACCGGCCGGCCTCTGTGGTCCGAATCGCTGGCGCCCGCGCGCCGGACCGACGAGCTGTCGTCGCTGGCGCAAATCCGCGCGCGGCCGGTGATCGATCGCGCGCGCGCCTATGCGATCAGCGCGGGAGGTGTCCTTGCCGCCTTCGACATGCGCAGCGGTCAGAGATTGTGGGACCGGGACATCGGCGGCACGCAAAGCCCCTGGCTCGCCGGACATCAGCTTTATCAGCTGACCAACGATAACCTTCTCGTCTGCATCGACGCCGACAACGGCCGCATCGCCTGGGTGACGCAGCTTGCGGAATTCGAGGACGAAAAGGATCACAGCCGGCCGATCCTCTGGTTCGGTCCCGTACTCGCCGGCGAGCGGCTGCTGGTCGTCAGCAGCGATGGCCGATTTGCCGCCGTCTCGGCCGCTGATGGACGGATTGTGGAAAACCGCTCATTGTCCGACGGTTTCGCCGTTTCACCGGTGGTGGCGGACGGCACCGTCTTTTTGCTCTCCAGCGATGGCGATTTGTCCGCCTATCGTTAG
- the treS gene encoding maltose alpha-D-glucosyltransferase: MNSDPLWYKDAIVYEAHVKAFYDANGDGIGDFAGLTQKLDYLTELGVTAIWLLPFYPSPLRDDGYDIADYRNVNPAYGTLRDFRQFVREAHRRGLKVITELVINHTSDQHPWFQESRTASPGSRARDYYVWSVSDQRYVDTRIIFCDTELSNWTWDPVAKAYYWHRFFSHQPDLNFDNPRVFVEVTRIMRFWLDMGVDGLRLDAVPYLVEREGTNNENLAETHLVLKRLRQWLDDHYPDRMFLAEANQWPEDVRPYFGDGDECHMAFHFPLMPRMYMALAREDRYPITDIMRQTPDIPDNCQWAVFLRNHDELTLEMVTDRERDYLWQFYAAETRARINLGIRRRLAPLLAGDRRKIELLNSLLMSMPGTPIIYYGDEIGMGDNIFLGDRNGVRTPMQWSPDRNGGFSRADPERLYLPPIMDTIYGYEAVNAEAQLRQPASLLNWMRRLISARKQHKALGRGSLSFLYPNNRKVLAYLRSDGEETILCIANMSAAPQSAELDLAAFNGRVPVELLGKSAFPPVGTLPYFITMPGYGFYWFLLAEETEAPKWHEPHVAPLPEFRTLIMNRSWASVIDGGNGTLLRQTILPDFLPNQRWFAAKGSRIDRIDLADAVEYASGSEDFLIALIDAVMPTPGGEERRQRYLLPLAIAWETTQDDPFGRLQAFTLARARIGGRIGAIHDAMASPQFARAVLIGARDQKELPTSRGGRLMFRRTKAFPLFDDIDALAAGRLGREQSNTSVLIGEDVILKAFRRIEPGIHPEVEIGRFLTDVSGFENAPALLGSVELIDADGVPTAIAVLQKFVRNQGDGWGFTLDYLDRLVGQLEFMPADEATQQVDAHVVYAALAETLGRRIAEMHKAFALPVDDPAFQPEPTSNADVIAWTDGVLDQARRAREDLEHARASGLNETLHQDVEDLLSRFADIDTAIARIRNQTYNVVKTRVHGDLHLGQVVVVREDFYILDFEGEPLRPMAERRAKQSPLKDVAGMLRSFDYAAYSAVHRRPEVRPGVAEVLRTEMAAWHGLACKQFLAGYRAEVDGCPSVPADDAAFEELLNLFLLEKALYEVCYEAANRPDWLAIPVGGVLGVLERLSRQD; the protein is encoded by the coding sequence ATGAACAGCGATCCGCTCTGGTACAAAGATGCCATTGTCTACGAGGCGCACGTCAAAGCGTTTTACGATGCCAACGGTGACGGAATTGGCGATTTCGCCGGCTTAACCCAGAAACTCGACTACCTTACCGAGCTGGGGGTGACGGCAATCTGGCTGCTCCCCTTTTATCCATCGCCGTTGCGCGATGACGGCTACGACATTGCCGACTACCGGAACGTCAACCCGGCTTACGGGACTTTGCGCGACTTCCGACAGTTTGTCCGGGAGGCCCACCGGCGGGGGCTGAAGGTCATCACCGAGCTCGTGATCAATCACACCTCGGATCAGCATCCGTGGTTTCAAGAATCCCGTACTGCCTCCCCTGGGTCGCGCGCGCGCGACTATTACGTCTGGAGCGTCAGCGACCAGCGGTACGTCGATACCAGGATTATCTTTTGCGATACCGAATTATCCAACTGGACCTGGGATCCGGTCGCCAAGGCCTACTATTGGCACCGCTTCTTCTCGCACCAGCCAGACCTCAACTTCGATAATCCCCGCGTCTTCGTCGAAGTCACCCGGATCATGCGCTTCTGGCTCGACATGGGCGTAGATGGGCTGCGCCTCGACGCGGTGCCGTATCTGGTCGAACGCGAGGGAACGAATAACGAGAATCTGGCCGAAACGCACCTCGTCCTCAAGCGCCTGCGCCAGTGGCTGGACGACCACTACCCCGATCGGATGTTCCTGGCCGAGGCCAACCAGTGGCCGGAAGACGTTCGGCCCTACTTCGGCGATGGCGACGAATGCCACATGGCGTTTCACTTCCCGCTGATGCCGCGCATGTACATGGCGTTGGCGCGTGAAGACCGCTACCCGATCACCGATATCATGCGCCAGACGCCCGACATTCCGGACAACTGCCAGTGGGCCGTGTTCCTGCGCAACCATGACGAGTTGACGCTGGAGATGGTCACCGATCGAGAACGCGATTACCTCTGGCAATTCTATGCCGCCGAGACGCGGGCGCGGATCAATCTCGGCATCCGCCGCCGGCTGGCGCCGCTGTTGGCCGGTGACCGACGCAAGATCGAACTGCTCAACAGCCTGCTGATGAGCATGCCGGGCACGCCGATCATCTATTACGGCGACGAGATCGGCATGGGCGACAACATCTTCCTCGGCGATCGCAACGGCGTGCGCACACCGATGCAGTGGTCTCCCGACCGCAACGGCGGATTTTCGCGCGCCGACCCGGAGCGTCTTTATCTGCCGCCGATCATGGACACGATCTATGGTTACGAGGCGGTCAATGCCGAAGCGCAATTGCGACAGCCGGCTTCGCTTCTCAACTGGATGCGCCGGCTGATTTCGGCACGCAAGCAGCATAAGGCGCTGGGTCGCGGTAGTCTGTCCTTTCTCTACCCGAATAACCGCAAGGTTCTCGCCTATCTGCGCTCCGATGGCGAGGAGACGATCTTGTGCATCGCCAACATGAGTGCGGCACCCCAATCGGCGGAACTCGATCTTGCGGCGTTCAACGGACGCGTGCCAGTCGAGTTGCTGGGCAAGAGCGCGTTTCCGCCGGTGGGCACGCTGCCTTACTTCATCACCATGCCGGGATACGGCTTTTACTGGTTCCTTCTCGCCGAGGAGACGGAAGCGCCCAAGTGGCACGAACCCCATGTCGCGCCGCTTCCCGAGTTTCGAACGCTGATCATGAACCGAAGCTGGGCAAGCGTGATCGATGGTGGCAACGGCACATTACTGCGGCAGACAATCCTGCCCGACTTCCTGCCAAACCAGCGCTGGTTCGCCGCCAAAGGCAGCCGGATCGATCGGATCGATCTCGCCGACGCCGTCGAATACGCCTCCGGCAGCGAGGATTTTCTCATCGCGCTGATCGACGCGGTAATGCCGACTCCCGGCGGCGAAGAGCGGCGCCAACGCTATCTCCTACCGCTGGCGATCGCCTGGGAAACCACTCAAGATGATCCATTCGGCCGTTTGCAGGCGTTTACACTGGCACGCGCCCGCATTGGTGGGCGAATCGGCGCCATTCATGACGCGATGGCGAGCCCGCAGTTCGCGCGCGCCGTCTTGATTGGCGCGCGGGACCAGAAGGAACTCCCGACGTCTCGTGGCGGGCGGCTCATGTTTCGACGCACGAAGGCATTTCCCCTGTTCGACGACATCGACGCGCTGGCAGCCGGGCGACTGGGCCGCGAGCAAAGCAACACGTCGGTACTCATCGGCGAGGATGTCATCCTCAAGGCCTTCCGGCGGATCGAGCCGGGCATCCATCCCGAGGTTGAAATTGGCCGGTTCCTGACGGATGTGAGCGGTTTTGAGAATGCTCCGGCGCTGCTGGGTTCGGTCGAGCTTATCGACGCCGATGGCGTGCCGACAGCCATCGCGGTTCTGCAAAAGTTTGTCCGCAATCAAGGCGACGGTTGGGGGTTCACCCTCGATTATCTTGATCGCCTTGTTGGCCAGCTCGAATTCATGCCGGCAGACGAGGCAACACAGCAAGTCGATGCCCACGTCGTCTACGCCGCTCTGGCAGAGACTTTGGGCCGGCGCATTGCCGAGATGCACAAGGCGTTCGCGCTGCCCGTCGATGATCCCGCGTTCCAGCCTGAGCCGACCAGCAACGCCGATGTCATCGCCTGGACGGACGGGGTCCTCGATCAGGCCCGCAGAGCGCGTGAAGACCTCGAGCATGCCCGCGCATCCGGCTTGAACGAGACATTGCATCAAGACGTCGAGGACCTGCTATCGCGCTTCGCCGACATCGACACCGCCATCGCTCGTATCCGCAACCAGACCTATAATGTCGTTAAGACACGGGTCCACGGCGATCTTCATCTTGGCCAGGTCGTCGTCGTTCGCGAAGATTTCTACATCCTCGACTTCGAAGGAGAGCCCTTGCGGCCGATGGCCGAGCGGCGGGCGAAACAATCGCCGCTGAAGGACGTGGCCGGCATGCTCCGCTCCTTCGACTACGCCGCCTATTCCGCGGTGCACCGCCGGCCCGAGGTCCGTCCCGGCGTCGCCGAGGTTTTACGCACGGAGATGGCGGCGTGGCATGGATTGGCCTGCAAACAGTTCCTCGCCGGCTATCGCGCTGAAGTCGATGGATGCCCGTCCGTGCCGGCCGACGACGCCGCGTTCGAGGAACTGCTCAATCTGTTCCTGCTCGAAAAGGCCCTCTACGAAGTGTGCTACGAGGCGGCGAACCGTCCCGACTGGCTGGCGATTCCCGTAGGTGGCGTGCTGGGTGTCCTGGAGCGTCTATCGCGGCAGGATTGA
- a CDS encoding threonine-phosphate decarboxylase encodes MQHGGEVDSVAERYAIPRDRWLDLSTGINPNAYPLPDLAREYWYRLPDAALDAWLREAAAACYGVADAAHVVPAPGSQAIIQWLPRMLPPACVAIVGPTYREHRACWAAGEHRVIEVGISDSLPEDAGILVIANPNNPDGRTVDPQRLLHLGRGRLLVVDEAFADVAPEISLASHAGRPDLVVLRSFGKFYGLAGMRLGFALLGEPLASRLRRALGPWAVSGPAAAVGAVALADGAWARAARVRLKAAAGRLDGLLMRTGLRAVGGTSLFRLIEHTRAWELFEMLARAAILVRRFDEQQEWLRFGVPGDDEAFDRLAEALAGWRPQAVSPAASMRSQRALAASAPPRPAAPDTE; translated from the coding sequence CTGCAACACGGCGGCGAAGTCGATTCGGTGGCGGAGCGGTACGCGATTCCGCGGGACCGCTGGCTTGATCTGTCCACCGGCATCAACCCCAACGCCTACCCCTTGCCCGACCTCGCGCGTGAGTACTGGTACCGACTACCGGACGCGGCGCTCGATGCGTGGCTGCGCGAGGCGGCGGCGGCGTGCTACGGCGTGGCCGACGCTGCCCATGTAGTGCCCGCGCCCGGATCGCAGGCGATCATCCAGTGGCTACCCCGGATGCTGCCGCCGGCGTGCGTCGCCATCGTCGGCCCGACTTATCGCGAGCATCGCGCCTGTTGGGCGGCGGGTGAACACCGCGTCATCGAAGTTGGCATCTCCGACAGCTTGCCAGAGGACGCCGGCATTCTCGTCATCGCCAATCCCAACAATCCCGACGGCCGGACGGTTGATCCGCAGCGGCTGCTGCACCTCGGCCGTGGCCGCCTCCTCGTCGTCGACGAGGCGTTTGCCGACGTCGCGCCGGAAATCAGCCTCGCATCGCACGCCGGCCGGCCGGATCTGGTGGTGCTCCGCTCCTTCGGCAAATTCTATGGTCTCGCCGGCATGCGGCTGGGGTTCGCCCTCCTCGGCGAGCCTTTGGCGAGCCGGTTGCGCCGGGCTTTGGGTCCGTGGGCGGTGAGCGGACCCGCCGCCGCCGTCGGCGCCGTCGCCCTCGCCGACGGCGCATGGGCACGCGCCGCGCGGGTGCGGCTCAAGGCCGCCGCCGGCCGGCTCGACGGACTGCTGATGCGCACCGGCCTGCGCGCCGTGGGCGGCACCAGCCTCTTCCGGCTGATCGAGCACACGCGCGCCTGGGAACTGTTCGAGATGCTGGCCCGTGCGGCAATTCTCGTCCGGCGATTTGACGAGCAGCAGGAATGGCTGCGGTTCGGTGTTCCGGGAGACGACGAGGCGTTCGACCGATTGGCCGAAGCGCTGGCGGGCTGGCGACCACAGGCGGTATCGCCAGCCGCATCGATGCGCTCGCAGCGCGCGCTCGCAGCGTCCGCGCCGCCCCGGCCGGCCGCACCCGACACGGAGTAA